From a region of the Phaseolus vulgaris cultivar G19833 chromosome 6, P. vulgaris v2.0, whole genome shotgun sequence genome:
- the LOC137833426 gene encoding uncharacterized protein: MGTKGLLAKSDSLLVTGQVIGEYQAKYPHMAAYLEYVQILRETFEVFEQVHVPKEQNARADLLAKLANSEKGGRQRIVIQETLRTPRTATDSTTGDHQINTLEEGKRSHRSLTQETLKTPRISSYLVVGEKSLQVCLVEVGETWMTPYQRYLADGVLPLEPTEARKIKKNLSKYTLIDGKLFRHWFTYPILVCVSGEQCTRIMIELHEGICGSHIGGRALSSKAIRARYYCPTMREDCTG; the protein is encoded by the coding sequence atgggtaCGAAGGGTTtgctggcaaagagtgactccttGTTGGTCACAGGTCAGGTCATAGGAGAATACCAGGCCAAATATCCACATATGGCTGCATACCTAGAGTACGTTCAGATTTTGAGGGAGACGTTTGAGGTGTTCGAGCAAGTACACGTCCCCaaagaacagaatgcccgagctgacttgctagcaaagctcgccaATTCGGAaaaggggggcagacagaggatcGTCATTCAAGAGACCCTGAGGACACCTCGAACTGCCACTGATAGTACAACAGGAGACCACCAAATCAACACTTTGGAAGAGGGGAagaggagtcatcggtcgttgactcaggaGACGTTAAAAACGCCCAGAATAAGCTCGTACCTAGTTGTTGGGGAGAAGTCGTTGCAGGTTTGCCTAGTTGAAGTAggagaaacctggatgacaccctaccaaCGCTACTTGGCTGATGGGGTACTCCCGCTAGAGCCTACGGAGGCtagaaaaatcaagaaaaatttgaGCAAGTACACCTTGATCGATGGAAAATTGTTCAGACATTGGTTCACTTACCCTATCCTGGTATGTGTAAGCGGTGAGCAATGTACGCGCATTATGATAGAACttcatgaagggatatgcgggagCCACATCGGTGGTCGAGCTCTCTCATCAAAGGCCATTCGTGCAAGATATTATTGtccaaccatgagggaagattgcacaGGGTAA